Proteins co-encoded in one Arachis hypogaea cultivar Tifrunner chromosome 11, arahy.Tifrunner.gnm2.J5K5, whole genome shotgun sequence genomic window:
- the LOC112721024 gene encoding probable methyltransferase PMT27 produces the protein MAPAFSKGRGNKRPSSTSYTSTVTTLVFVALCVFGVWMVASNSMVSSPKRATITTHTAIDNTEEELLESVTNTNNNNDNPDESSDQTVNNNQDDSSDGITKSEESESNENGSSDNNNSDDGALLSSTQNEASSESNENGSSDNDNNNQIKASQKDEENQEQSTSMESQNNNVDTGGSESQEQSSLGNDEQENEKQLREDKGENDDSTQEAEKPKAEKKRKKPSKQEEAKGDDDNNNDLEWHLCNVTAGFDFIPCLDNEKYLKYSHRKHYEHRERHCPEDAPTCLVPLPNGYKEHIPWPSSRDKIWYHNIPHTKLAEVKGHQNWVKLTGEFLTFPGGGTQFIHGALHYIDFLQKAEAGIAWGKHTRVILDVGCGVGSFGGYLFERDVIAMSFAPKDEHEAQVQFALERGIPALSAVMGTQRLQFPGRVFDLVHCARCRVPWHEDGGLLLLELNRVLRPGGFFVWSATPVYQTLKEDVEIWKQMSALTKAMCWELVTIKNDTLNQVGAAFFRKPVSNECYEQREENEPPMCKDDDDPNAAWYVPLQACLHKLPGEKSERGAEWPEAWPERLHKAPYWLSDSQVGIFGKPLPQDFVEEDQRWKDVIDELSNNGVSWSNIRNVMDMRAVYGGFAAALRDLQLWVFNVVNIDSPDTLPIIYERGLIGIYHDWCESFSTYPRTYDLLHADQLFSKLKNRCKLAPVIVEVDRIVRPGGSLVVRDESNAISEVESLLKSLHWEVTLSKDQEGVLFAKKGYWRPTSFVSVF, from the exons ATGGCACCAGCGTTTTCGAAGGGACGTGGCAATAAGAGGCCATCATCAACATCTTACACTTCAACCGTCACAACACTAGTCTTCGTTGCACTATGTGTCTTCGGTGTATGGATGGTAGCTTCCAACTCTATGGTCTCATCACCTAAACGCGCAACGATAACCACCCACACCGCCATTGATAACACCGAAGAAGAACTCCTTGAATCCGTAACTaacaccaacaacaacaatgacaacccagACGAATCATCTGATCAAACCGTTAACAACAACCAAGATGATTCATCTGACGGCATAACGAAAAGCGAAGAATCTGAATCAAACGAAAATGGTTCATCAGACAATAACAATTCTGATGATGGTGCCCTGTTATCATCAACTCAGAACGAAGCATCATCGGAGTCAAACGAAAATGGTTCATCAGACAATGATAACAACAACCAGATTAAAGCAAGTCAGAAGGATGAAGAAAATCAAGAACAAAGCACCAGTATGGAGTCTCAGAATAATAATGTGGACACCGGTGGAAGCGAAAGCCAAGAACAAAGCTCGTTAGGTAATGACGAACAAGAGAATGAAAAGCAGTTGAGAGAGGATAAAGGGGAAAATGACGATAGTACACAGGAAGCAGAGAAGCCGAAAGcagagaagaaaaggaagaaaccaTCAAAGCAGGAGGAAGCAAAGGGTGATGATGATAATAACAATGATTTGGAGTGGCATCTATGCAATGTAACTGCAGGATTTGATTTTATACCGTGTTTGGATAATGAAAAGTATCTCAAGTATTCACATAGGAAACACTATGAGCATAGGGAACGCCATTGCCCTGAGGATGCACCTACTTGCTTAGTTCCACTTCCAAACGGTTACAAAGAACACATACCATGGCCTAGCAGCAGAGATAAG ATATGGTACCATAATATACCACACACAAAGCTGGCAGAGGTGAAGGGGCACCAGAATTGGGTGAAGTTAACGGGTGAATTCTTGACATTTCCAGGAGGTGGCACCCAGTTTATTCATGGAGCTCTCCACTACATTGATTTTCTTCAAAAG GCGGAAGCAGGGATTGCATGGGGAAAACACACAAGGGTGATATTGGATGTTGGGTGTGGGGTGGGTAGTTTTGGAGGTTATCTATTTGAAAGAGATGTAATTGCAATGTCATTTGCACCGAAAGATGAGCATGAAGCACAAGTGCAATTCGCCCTTGAGAGAGGGATACCAGCCTTATCAGCTGTCATGGGTACCCAAAGGCTCCAATTCCCCGGTCGCGTCTTTGATCTTGTCCATTGTGCACGTTGTCGTGTACCTTGGCATGAAGATG GTGGCTTGCTGCTTTTGGAATTGAACCGCGTTTTGAGGCCAGGGGGTTTCTTTGTTTGGTCTGCTACTCCTGTGTATCAGACGCTCAAAGAAGATGTTGAAATATGGAAGC AAATGTCTGCTCTAACGAAAGCCATGTGCTGGGAGCTGGTGACCATAAAAAATGATACATTGAACCAAGTTGGTGCTGCTTTCTTCCGAAAACCTGTGTCCAACGAATGCTATGAGCAAAGGGAGGAAAATGAACCTCCTATGTGCAAAGATGATGATGACCCAAATGCTGCCtg GTACGTACCACTACAAGCATGCCTGCACAAGTTGCCAGGCGAGAAGAGTGAGAGAGGAGCCGAATGGCCTGAAGCATGGCCGGAAAGGCTACATAAAGCCCCATACTGGTTAAGCGACTCGCAAGTAGGCATCTTCGGAAAACCACTTCCTCAAGATTTTGTCGAAGAAGATCAACGTTGGAAAGATGTTATAGACGAGCTTAGCAATAATGGTGTTAGTTGGTCTAATATCAGAAATGTCATGGACATGCGAGCTGTTTATGGCGG atTTGCTGCAGCTCTAAGGGATCTTCAACTTTGGGTATTCAATGTGGTGAACATTGATTCTCCGGACACACTTCCTATTATCTATGAGCGTGGTCTAATTGGAATTTATCATGATTGGTGTGAATCCTTTAGCACCTATCCAAGAACTTATGATCTTCTACATGCAGATCAGCTCTTCTCAAAGCTAAAGAATAG GTGCAAACTTGCTCCTGTTATAGTAGAAGTTGATAGAATAGTGAGACCAGGAGGGAGCTTGGTTGTCCGTGATGAATCCAACGCCATTAGCGAAGTGGAAAGTTTGTTAAAATCTCTGCATTGGGAAGTAACCTTATCCAAAGACCAAGAAGGAGTGCTCTTTGCCAAAAAAGGGTATTGGAGACCCACCTCTTTTGTATCAGTGTTCTAA